In the Lujinxingia litoralis genome, one interval contains:
- a CDS encoding vWA domain-containing protein, translating into MRPSRTPHLLTAALVGLTLSACADNDWGYDTQDRNDYAEEPGAPQYDSNSDPAAPDEAPPEHQDHPVFEENDFVQAADEPTSTFSVDVNTASYTYARALLQAGQLPEPAHVRIEEFLNFFRFDYPEPQPDDAFSINMEIAPSRFTRDQARADRHMLRIGIRAADVSIEEMKPTNLVFLIDISGSMSSQNRLPLARRAMHTLLEHLRPTDSIAIHTYASGSETRLEPTLVEHRQVIAEAIDSLQSGGATNGEAGLVDAYNLAEEAFIEGGNNRVIIMSDGDFNVGRTGESLAEMVREYRDRQITITTVGLGMGYNDATMEALARDANGNYFYIDTLEEAHRIFGSELPSTVEIIAADVKIQVEFNPDAVARYRLVGYEKRLLNNEDFEDDTRDAADVGPGHTVTAFYELELTDTTEDLILSEVRVRHKARLHEESVLESQLIKRSQVLDDFDQASPDFRFASAVVEFAAILKESLFSQGARFEEVRTIASAAAEDDDAHRQEFLELVAQAAALWP; encoded by the coding sequence ATGCGTCCCTCTCGCACCCCACACCTGCTCACCGCAGCCCTCGTCGGTCTCACCCTCTCGGCCTGCGCCGACAACGACTGGGGCTACGACACCCAGGACCGCAACGACTACGCGGAAGAACCCGGCGCCCCTCAATACGACTCCAATAGCGATCCGGCCGCCCCCGACGAAGCCCCGCCCGAACATCAAGACCACCCGGTCTTCGAAGAAAACGACTTCGTCCAGGCCGCCGATGAACCCACCTCCACCTTCTCGGTCGACGTCAACACAGCCAGCTACACCTACGCCCGCGCCCTGCTCCAGGCCGGCCAGCTTCCAGAACCCGCCCATGTGCGCATCGAAGAGTTTTTGAACTTCTTCCGCTTCGACTACCCCGAACCTCAACCGGACGACGCCTTCTCCATCAACATGGAGATCGCCCCCTCCCGCTTCACCCGGGACCAAGCCCGGGCCGACCGCCACATGTTGCGCATTGGCATCCGCGCCGCCGATGTCTCCATCGAAGAGATGAAGCCCACAAACCTGGTCTTTCTCATCGACATCTCCGGCTCCATGAGCTCCCAGAACCGTCTGCCCCTGGCTCGCCGCGCCATGCACACCCTGCTGGAGCACCTGCGCCCCACCGACTCCATCGCCATTCACACCTACGCCAGCGGCAGCGAAACCCGGCTGGAGCCCACCCTGGTCGAGCACCGCCAGGTCATCGCCGAGGCCATCGACTCCCTCCAGTCCGGCGGTGCCACCAATGGCGAGGCCGGACTGGTCGACGCCTACAACCTGGCCGAAGAAGCCTTCATCGAGGGCGGCAACAACCGCGTCATCATCATGTCCGATGGTGACTTCAACGTCGGCCGCACCGGCGAATCCCTGGCCGAGATGGTCCGCGAGTACCGCGATCGCCAGATCACCATCACCACCGTCGGACTGGGCATGGGCTACAACGACGCCACGATGGAAGCGCTGGCCCGCGACGCCAACGGCAACTACTTCTACATCGACACCTTAGAAGAGGCTCATCGCATCTTCGGCTCCGAGCTCCCTTCCACTGTGGAAATCATCGCCGCCGACGTCAAAATTCAGGTCGAGTTCAACCCCGATGCCGTCGCCCGCTACCGTCTGGTCGGCTACGAAAAACGCCTCCTCAACAACGAAGACTTCGAAGACGACACCCGCGACGCCGCCGATGTGGGCCCCGGCCACACCGTCACCGCCTTCTATGAGCTGGAACTCACCGACACCACCGAAGACCTCATCCTCTCCGAGGTGCGCGTGCGCCATAAAGCCCGGCTCCACGAAGAGAGCGTCCTGGAGAGCCAGCTGATCAAGCGCTCCCAGGTCCTCGACGACTTCGACCAGGCCTCACCCGACTTCCGCTTCGCCAGCGCGGTGGTCGAATTCGCCGCCATCCTCAAAGAGAGCCTGTTCAGCCAGGGCGCCCGCTTTGAAGAGGTCCGCACCATCGCCAGCGCCGCGGCCGAAGACGACGATGCCCATCGCCAGGAGTTTTTAGAACTCGTCGCTCAGGCCGCCGCCCTCTGGCCCTAA
- a CDS encoding DUF7151 family protein encodes MLLRAGTPLLLLLTLSLAACGGEADNTATETPALPSIELRELPPGDTCEFGGVEVRSGIDANNDALIDASELESAYPLCNGADGQDGTNGQNGQDGTNGQDGTNGQDGTNGQDGESGRTLTFEKIPVAPGEVCASGGNLFVFGYDEDDDGSLSEDEIVDSVEVCDGDDGNDGNDGNELLVQTSTLPTGSSDCPTGGVQVIFGYDTTGDSVIDQVSSTDALCYGEEGPQGPAGEDAGGAMLYDGNNQPLGLIIGSTAGQISVLTSTGYRVSLTWNGNFTKPVSTLEYSAAGCSGTRYLSFFNMPNLQVWGRTVFHDPFTGDLLIATDISPDGLVSPSTNTITSYLENNGTCTTIPAEGSPNAPLTVVSPATIGLPSTIVGPLSVQ; translated from the coding sequence CGGCGAGGCAGACAATACCGCCACCGAAACCCCGGCACTTCCGAGCATCGAGCTCCGTGAACTCCCCCCGGGCGACACCTGTGAGTTTGGTGGCGTAGAGGTCCGCAGCGGCATCGACGCCAATAACGACGCCCTCATCGACGCCTCCGAACTCGAGAGCGCCTACCCCCTCTGCAACGGCGCCGACGGGCAAGACGGCACCAACGGGCAAAACGGACAGGATGGCACCAACGGACAAGACGGCACCAACGGACAAGACGGCACCAACGGACAAGACGGAGAGAGCGGCCGCACGCTGACCTTCGAAAAAATCCCCGTGGCGCCCGGCGAGGTCTGCGCCTCGGGCGGCAACCTCTTTGTCTTTGGCTACGACGAAGATGACGATGGCAGCCTCTCCGAAGACGAGATCGTCGACTCGGTGGAAGTCTGCGACGGCGACGACGGCAACGACGGCAACGACGGCAACGAGCTCCTGGTGCAAACCTCGACACTGCCCACCGGCTCCTCGGACTGTCCCACCGGCGGCGTGCAGGTGATCTTTGGCTACGACACCACCGGCGACAGCGTCATTGACCAGGTCAGCTCCACCGACGCGCTCTGCTACGGCGAAGAGGGCCCCCAGGGGCCGGCCGGCGAAGACGCCGGCGGCGCGATGCTCTACGACGGCAACAACCAACCTCTGGGGCTCATCATCGGCTCTACTGCCGGTCAGATCAGCGTGCTCACCTCCACCGGCTACCGGGTTAGCCTGACGTGGAATGGCAACTTCACCAAACCCGTCAGCACGCTGGAGTACAGCGCTGCGGGCTGCTCCGGCACCCGCTACCTGAGCTTCTTCAACATGCCGAACCTTCAGGTCTGGGGCCGCACCGTCTTCCACGACCCCTTCACAGGCGATCTGCTGATCGCCACCGACATCAGCCCCGACGGCCTGGTATCCCCGAGCACGAACACCATCACCTCGTACCTGGAAAACAACGGCACCTGCACCACCATCCCCGCCGAAGGCTCACCCAACGCCCCCCTCACGGTGGTGTCGCCCGCCACGATCGGCCTGCCCTCCACCATCGTGGGGCCGCTCAGCGTGCAGTAA